Proteins co-encoded in one Sparus aurata chromosome 18, fSpaAur1.1, whole genome shotgun sequence genomic window:
- the kif3a gene encoding kinesin-like protein KIF3A isoform X2, with amino-acid sequence MPSNKLDKPDKQEVNDNVKVVVRCRPLNQKEKMMGNRQAVTVDEIRGTITVNKLETPQEPPKTFTFDTVFGPDSKQLDVYNLTARPIVDSVLEGYNGTIFAYGQTGTGKTFTMEGVRAVPELRGIIPNSFAHIFGHIAKAEGDTRFLVRVSYLEIYNEEVRDLLGKDQMQRLEVKERPDVGVYIKDLSGYVVNNADDMDRIMTLGHKNRSVGATNMNEHSSRSHAIFTITIECSEKGVDGNQHVRMGKLHLVDLAGSERQGKTGATGQRLKEATKINLSLSTLGNVISALVDGKSTHVPYRNSKLTRLLQDSLGGNSKTMMCANIGPADYNYDETISTLRYANRAKNIKNKARINEDPKDALLRQFQKEIEELKKKLVEGEEISGSDCSGSEEMDEGDDEGAEAGEGHRRRRDSGSSNSSSNSSEFACFSSVPPSTEDIPQNKRGRKKVSPDKMVEMQAKIEEERKALEAKLDMEEEERNKARAELEKREKDLLKAQQEHHLLLEKLSALEKKVIVGGVDLLAKAEEQEKLLQESNNELEERRRRAEQLRKELEEKEQERLDIEEKYTSLQEEAQGKTKKLKKVWTMLMAAKSEMADLQQEHHREIEGLLENIRQLSRELRLQMLIIDNFIPQEYQEMIENYVHWNEDIGEWQLKCVAYTGNNMRKQTPAPDKKEKDPFEVDLSHVYLAYTEESMRQSLMKLERPRTSKSGKSGRPKTGRRKRSAKPDAVIESLLQ; translated from the exons ATGCCG AGCAATAAGCTTGACAAACCTGACAAGCAGGAGGTCAATGATAATGTGAAGGTGGTGGTGAGATGTCGTCCCCTCAACCAGAAAGAGAAGATGATGGGCAACAGACAGGCCGTCACGGTGGACGAGATCCGTGGGACCATCACAGTTAACAAACTGGAGACACCGCAGGAGCCTCCCAAGACCTTCACATTTGACACTGTGTTTGGACCAGACAGCAAACAGCTGGATGTCTACAATCTCACAGCCCGCCCCATTGTTGACTCTGTGTTAGAGGGATACAATG GCACCATTTTTGCATATGGGCAAACTGGCACAGGAAAAACATTCACCATGGAGGGTGTGAGAGCAGTGCCAGAACTCAGAGGGATAATCCCAAACTCCTTTGCTCACATTTTTGGTCATATTGCTAAGGCAGAGGGTGACACAAG GTTTCTGGTCCGTGTTTCCTACCTGGAGATTTACAATGAGGAAGTTCGGGACTTGTTGGGCAAGGACCAGATGCAGAGGCTGGAG GTGAAAGAAAGACCAGATGTTGGCGTGTATATCAAAGACCTTTCTGGTTATGTTGTGAACAATGCTGACGACATGGACAGAATTATGACACTAGGCCACAAAAACC GGTCTGTCGGTGCCACAAACATGAATGAACACAGCTCCCGTTCTCATGCAATCTTCACCATCACCATTGAATGTAGTGAGAAAGGTGTGGACGGAAACCAACACGTACGCATGGGAAAACTTCATCTGGTTGATCTTGCG GGTTCAGAGAGACAGGGCAAGACTGGAGCCACAGGTCAGCGTTTAAAGGAAGCCACAAAGATCAATCTGTCTCTGTCCACTCTGGGTAACGTTATCTCTGCCTTGGTGGATGGTAAGAGTACACACGTGCCCTACAGGAACTCTAAACTAACCCGTCTGCTGCAGGATTCACTAGGAGGGAACTCCAAGACCATGATG TGTGCAAATATAGGCCCTGCAGACTACAACTATGATGAGACCATCAGTACCCTGCGCTACGCTAATAGAGCTAAAAACATCAAGAACAAAGCCAGGATCAATGAGGACCCTAAGGATGCCCTATTGCGCCAGTTTCAGAAGGAGAttgaggagctgaagaagaaactGGTGGAAG GTGAAGAGATCTCTGGCTCTGATTGCAGCGGATCAGAAGAGATGGATGAAGGGGATGATGAAGGTGCGGAGGCAGGAGAGGGccacaggagaagaagag ACAgtggcagcagcaacagcagcagcaatagCTCAGAGTTTGCCTGCTTCTCCTCAGTACCACCTTCCACTGAGGACATACCTCAGAATA AAAGAG GGAGGAAGAAGGTTTCCCCCGACAAGATGGTGGAGATGCAGGCAAAGAttgaagaggagagaaaggccTTGGAGGCCAAACTGGatatggaagaggaggagaggaacaaGGCAAGggcagagctggagaagagggagaaggacCTTCTTAAAGCCCA GCAGGAACATCACCTCCTGCTGGAGAAATTGTCAGCCTTAGAGAAGAAGGTGATTGTGGGCGGGGTTGACCTCCTGGCCAaggcagaggagcaggagaaacTTTTACAGGAGTCCAACAATGAACTGGAAGAACGTCGCAGGAGAGCGGAGCAGCTGCggaaggagctggaggagaaggag CAAGAACGTCTGGACATAGAAGAGAAGTACACAAGCCTGCAGGAGGAAGCTCAAGGAAAGACCAAGAAGCTGAAGAAAGTATGGACCATGCTGATGGCTGCCAAATCAGAA ATGGCAGATTTGCAGCAAGAGCATCACAGAGAGATTGAGGGCCTTCTGGAGAACATCCGCCAGCTGAGCCGAGAGCTGCGGCTCCAGATGCTCATCATAGACAACTTTATTCCCCAGGAGTACCAG GAGATGATAGAGAATTACGTGCACTGGAATGAAGACATTGGAGAATGGCAGCTG aaatgtgtggCATACACTGGCAACAACATGAGAAAACAGACCCCCGCAcctgacaaaaaagaaaaagat CCATTTGAGGTGGATCTGTCCCACGTGTATCTGGCGtacacagaggagagcatgcggCAGTCACTGATGAAACTAGAGCGACCCAGAACATCTAAAAGTGGCAAGAGTGGCCGTCCCAAGACAGGGCGAAG GAAAAGATCTGCAAAGCCAGACGCTGTGATCGAATCCCTTCTGCAGTGA
- the kif3a gene encoding kinesin-like protein KIF3A isoform X1 produces MPSNKLDKPDKQEVNDNVKVVVRCRPLNQKEKMMGNRQAVTVDEIRGTITVNKLETPQEPPKTFTFDTVFGPDSKQLDVYNLTARPIVDSVLEGYNGTIFAYGQTGTGKTFTMEGVRAVPELRGIIPNSFAHIFGHIAKAEGDTRFLVRVSYLEIYNEEVRDLLGKDQMQRLEVKERPDVGVYIKDLSGYVVNNADDMDRIMTLGHKNRSVGATNMNEHSSRSHAIFTITIECSEKGVDGNQHVRMGKLHLVDLAGSERQGKTGATGQRLKEATKINLSLSTLGNVISALVDGKSTHVPYRNSKLTRLLQDSLGGNSKTMMCANIGPADYNYDETISTLRYANRAKNIKNKARINEDPKDALLRQFQKEIEELKKKLVEGEEISGSDCSGSEEMDEGDDEGAEAGEGHRRRRDSGSSNSSSNSSEFACFSSVPPSTEDIPQNKERGRKKVSPDKMVEMQAKIEEERKALEAKLDMEEEERNKARAELEKREKDLLKAQQEHHLLLEKLSALEKKVIVGGVDLLAKAEEQEKLLQESNNELEERRRRAEQLRKELEEKEQERLDIEEKYTSLQEEAQGKTKKLKKVWTMLMAAKSEMADLQQEHHREIEGLLENIRQLSRELRLQMLIIDNFIPQEYQEMIENYVHWNEDIGEWQLKCVAYTGNNMRKQTPAPDKKEKDPFEVDLSHVYLAYTEESMRQSLMKLERPRTSKSGKSGRPKTGRRKRSAKPDAVIESLLQ; encoded by the exons ATGCCG AGCAATAAGCTTGACAAACCTGACAAGCAGGAGGTCAATGATAATGTGAAGGTGGTGGTGAGATGTCGTCCCCTCAACCAGAAAGAGAAGATGATGGGCAACAGACAGGCCGTCACGGTGGACGAGATCCGTGGGACCATCACAGTTAACAAACTGGAGACACCGCAGGAGCCTCCCAAGACCTTCACATTTGACACTGTGTTTGGACCAGACAGCAAACAGCTGGATGTCTACAATCTCACAGCCCGCCCCATTGTTGACTCTGTGTTAGAGGGATACAATG GCACCATTTTTGCATATGGGCAAACTGGCACAGGAAAAACATTCACCATGGAGGGTGTGAGAGCAGTGCCAGAACTCAGAGGGATAATCCCAAACTCCTTTGCTCACATTTTTGGTCATATTGCTAAGGCAGAGGGTGACACAAG GTTTCTGGTCCGTGTTTCCTACCTGGAGATTTACAATGAGGAAGTTCGGGACTTGTTGGGCAAGGACCAGATGCAGAGGCTGGAG GTGAAAGAAAGACCAGATGTTGGCGTGTATATCAAAGACCTTTCTGGTTATGTTGTGAACAATGCTGACGACATGGACAGAATTATGACACTAGGCCACAAAAACC GGTCTGTCGGTGCCACAAACATGAATGAACACAGCTCCCGTTCTCATGCAATCTTCACCATCACCATTGAATGTAGTGAGAAAGGTGTGGACGGAAACCAACACGTACGCATGGGAAAACTTCATCTGGTTGATCTTGCG GGTTCAGAGAGACAGGGCAAGACTGGAGCCACAGGTCAGCGTTTAAAGGAAGCCACAAAGATCAATCTGTCTCTGTCCACTCTGGGTAACGTTATCTCTGCCTTGGTGGATGGTAAGAGTACACACGTGCCCTACAGGAACTCTAAACTAACCCGTCTGCTGCAGGATTCACTAGGAGGGAACTCCAAGACCATGATG TGTGCAAATATAGGCCCTGCAGACTACAACTATGATGAGACCATCAGTACCCTGCGCTACGCTAATAGAGCTAAAAACATCAAGAACAAAGCCAGGATCAATGAGGACCCTAAGGATGCCCTATTGCGCCAGTTTCAGAAGGAGAttgaggagctgaagaagaaactGGTGGAAG GTGAAGAGATCTCTGGCTCTGATTGCAGCGGATCAGAAGAGATGGATGAAGGGGATGATGAAGGTGCGGAGGCAGGAGAGGGccacaggagaagaagag ACAgtggcagcagcaacagcagcagcaatagCTCAGAGTTTGCCTGCTTCTCCTCAGTACCACCTTCCACTGAGGACATACCTCAGAATA AAGAAAGAG GGAGGAAGAAGGTTTCCCCCGACAAGATGGTGGAGATGCAGGCAAAGAttgaagaggagagaaaggccTTGGAGGCCAAACTGGatatggaagaggaggagaggaacaaGGCAAGggcagagctggagaagagggagaaggacCTTCTTAAAGCCCA GCAGGAACATCACCTCCTGCTGGAGAAATTGTCAGCCTTAGAGAAGAAGGTGATTGTGGGCGGGGTTGACCTCCTGGCCAaggcagaggagcaggagaaacTTTTACAGGAGTCCAACAATGAACTGGAAGAACGTCGCAGGAGAGCGGAGCAGCTGCggaaggagctggaggagaaggag CAAGAACGTCTGGACATAGAAGAGAAGTACACAAGCCTGCAGGAGGAAGCTCAAGGAAAGACCAAGAAGCTGAAGAAAGTATGGACCATGCTGATGGCTGCCAAATCAGAA ATGGCAGATTTGCAGCAAGAGCATCACAGAGAGATTGAGGGCCTTCTGGAGAACATCCGCCAGCTGAGCCGAGAGCTGCGGCTCCAGATGCTCATCATAGACAACTTTATTCCCCAGGAGTACCAG GAGATGATAGAGAATTACGTGCACTGGAATGAAGACATTGGAGAATGGCAGCTG aaatgtgtggCATACACTGGCAACAACATGAGAAAACAGACCCCCGCAcctgacaaaaaagaaaaagat CCATTTGAGGTGGATCTGTCCCACGTGTATCTGGCGtacacagaggagagcatgcggCAGTCACTGATGAAACTAGAGCGACCCAGAACATCTAAAAGTGGCAAGAGTGGCCGTCCCAAGACAGGGCGAAG GAAAAGATCTGCAAAGCCAGACGCTGTGATCGAATCCCTTCTGCAGTGA
- the kif3a gene encoding kinesin-like protein KIF3A isoform X3, which yields MPSNKLDKPDKQEVNDNVKVVVRCRPLNQKEKMMGNRQAVTVDEIRGTITVNKLETPQEPPKTFTFDTVFGPDSKQLDVYNLTARPIVDSVLEGYNGTIFAYGQTGTGKTFTMEGVRAVPELRGIIPNSFAHIFGHIAKAEGDTRFLVRVSYLEIYNEEVRDLLGKDQMQRLEVKERPDVGVYIKDLSGYVVNNADDMDRIMTLGHKNRSVGATNMNEHSSRSHAIFTITIECSEKGVDGNQHVRMGKLHLVDLAGSERQGKTGATGQRLKEATKINLSLSTLGNVISALVDGKSTHVPYRNSKLTRLLQDSLGGNSKTMMCANIGPADYNYDETISTLRYANRAKNIKNKARINEDPKDALLRQFQKEIEELKKKLVEGEEISGSDCSGSEEMDEGDDEGAEAGEGHRRRREERGRKKVSPDKMVEMQAKIEEERKALEAKLDMEEEERNKARAELEKREKDLLKAQQEHHLLLEKLSALEKKVIVGGVDLLAKAEEQEKLLQESNNELEERRRRAEQLRKELEEKEQERLDIEEKYTSLQEEAQGKTKKLKKVWTMLMAAKSEMADLQQEHHREIEGLLENIRQLSRELRLQMLIIDNFIPQEYQEMIENYVHWNEDIGEWQLKCVAYTGNNMRKQTPAPDKKEKDPFEVDLSHVYLAYTEESMRQSLMKLERPRTSKSGKSGRPKTGRRKRSAKPDAVIESLLQ from the exons ATGCCG AGCAATAAGCTTGACAAACCTGACAAGCAGGAGGTCAATGATAATGTGAAGGTGGTGGTGAGATGTCGTCCCCTCAACCAGAAAGAGAAGATGATGGGCAACAGACAGGCCGTCACGGTGGACGAGATCCGTGGGACCATCACAGTTAACAAACTGGAGACACCGCAGGAGCCTCCCAAGACCTTCACATTTGACACTGTGTTTGGACCAGACAGCAAACAGCTGGATGTCTACAATCTCACAGCCCGCCCCATTGTTGACTCTGTGTTAGAGGGATACAATG GCACCATTTTTGCATATGGGCAAACTGGCACAGGAAAAACATTCACCATGGAGGGTGTGAGAGCAGTGCCAGAACTCAGAGGGATAATCCCAAACTCCTTTGCTCACATTTTTGGTCATATTGCTAAGGCAGAGGGTGACACAAG GTTTCTGGTCCGTGTTTCCTACCTGGAGATTTACAATGAGGAAGTTCGGGACTTGTTGGGCAAGGACCAGATGCAGAGGCTGGAG GTGAAAGAAAGACCAGATGTTGGCGTGTATATCAAAGACCTTTCTGGTTATGTTGTGAACAATGCTGACGACATGGACAGAATTATGACACTAGGCCACAAAAACC GGTCTGTCGGTGCCACAAACATGAATGAACACAGCTCCCGTTCTCATGCAATCTTCACCATCACCATTGAATGTAGTGAGAAAGGTGTGGACGGAAACCAACACGTACGCATGGGAAAACTTCATCTGGTTGATCTTGCG GGTTCAGAGAGACAGGGCAAGACTGGAGCCACAGGTCAGCGTTTAAAGGAAGCCACAAAGATCAATCTGTCTCTGTCCACTCTGGGTAACGTTATCTCTGCCTTGGTGGATGGTAAGAGTACACACGTGCCCTACAGGAACTCTAAACTAACCCGTCTGCTGCAGGATTCACTAGGAGGGAACTCCAAGACCATGATG TGTGCAAATATAGGCCCTGCAGACTACAACTATGATGAGACCATCAGTACCCTGCGCTACGCTAATAGAGCTAAAAACATCAAGAACAAAGCCAGGATCAATGAGGACCCTAAGGATGCCCTATTGCGCCAGTTTCAGAAGGAGAttgaggagctgaagaagaaactGGTGGAAG GTGAAGAGATCTCTGGCTCTGATTGCAGCGGATCAGAAGAGATGGATGAAGGGGATGATGAAGGTGCGGAGGCAGGAGAGGGccacaggagaagaagag AAGAAAGAG GGAGGAAGAAGGTTTCCCCCGACAAGATGGTGGAGATGCAGGCAAAGAttgaagaggagagaaaggccTTGGAGGCCAAACTGGatatggaagaggaggagaggaacaaGGCAAGggcagagctggagaagagggagaaggacCTTCTTAAAGCCCA GCAGGAACATCACCTCCTGCTGGAGAAATTGTCAGCCTTAGAGAAGAAGGTGATTGTGGGCGGGGTTGACCTCCTGGCCAaggcagaggagcaggagaaacTTTTACAGGAGTCCAACAATGAACTGGAAGAACGTCGCAGGAGAGCGGAGCAGCTGCggaaggagctggaggagaaggag CAAGAACGTCTGGACATAGAAGAGAAGTACACAAGCCTGCAGGAGGAAGCTCAAGGAAAGACCAAGAAGCTGAAGAAAGTATGGACCATGCTGATGGCTGCCAAATCAGAA ATGGCAGATTTGCAGCAAGAGCATCACAGAGAGATTGAGGGCCTTCTGGAGAACATCCGCCAGCTGAGCCGAGAGCTGCGGCTCCAGATGCTCATCATAGACAACTTTATTCCCCAGGAGTACCAG GAGATGATAGAGAATTACGTGCACTGGAATGAAGACATTGGAGAATGGCAGCTG aaatgtgtggCATACACTGGCAACAACATGAGAAAACAGACCCCCGCAcctgacaaaaaagaaaaagat CCATTTGAGGTGGATCTGTCCCACGTGTATCTGGCGtacacagaggagagcatgcggCAGTCACTGATGAAACTAGAGCGACCCAGAACATCTAAAAGTGGCAAGAGTGGCCGTCCCAAGACAGGGCGAAG GAAAAGATCTGCAAAGCCAGACGCTGTGATCGAATCCCTTCTGCAGTGA
- the kif3a gene encoding kinesin-like protein KIF3A isoform X5, with amino-acid sequence MPSNKLDKPDKQEVNDNVKVVVRCRPLNQKEKMMGNRQAVTVDEIRGTITVNKLETPQEPPKTFTFDTVFGPDSKQLDVYNLTARPIVDSVLEGYNGTIFAYGQTGTGKTFTMEGVRAVPELRGIIPNSFAHIFGHIAKAEGDTRFLVRVSYLEIYNEEVRDLLGKDQMQRLEVKERPDVGVYIKDLSGYVVNNADDMDRIMTLGHKNRSVGATNMNEHSSRSHAIFTITIECSEKGVDGNQHVRMGKLHLVDLAGSERQGKTGATGQRLKEATKINLSLSTLGNVISALVDGKSTHVPYRNSKLTRLLQDSLGGNSKTMMCANIGPADYNYDETISTLRYANRAKNIKNKARINEDPKDALLRQFQKEIEELKKKLVEGEEISGSDCSGSEEMDEGDDEGAEAGEGHRRRRGRKKVSPDKMVEMQAKIEEERKALEAKLDMEEEERNKARAELEKREKDLLKAQQEHHLLLEKLSALEKKVIVGGVDLLAKAEEQEKLLQESNNELEERRRRAEQLRKELEEKEQERLDIEEKYTSLQEEAQGKTKKLKKVWTMLMAAKSEMADLQQEHHREIEGLLENIRQLSRELRLQMLIIDNFIPQEYQEMIENYVHWNEDIGEWQLKCVAYTGNNMRKQTPAPDKKEKDPFEVDLSHVYLAYTEESMRQSLMKLERPRTSKSGKSGRPKTGRRKRSAKPDAVIESLLQ; translated from the exons ATGCCG AGCAATAAGCTTGACAAACCTGACAAGCAGGAGGTCAATGATAATGTGAAGGTGGTGGTGAGATGTCGTCCCCTCAACCAGAAAGAGAAGATGATGGGCAACAGACAGGCCGTCACGGTGGACGAGATCCGTGGGACCATCACAGTTAACAAACTGGAGACACCGCAGGAGCCTCCCAAGACCTTCACATTTGACACTGTGTTTGGACCAGACAGCAAACAGCTGGATGTCTACAATCTCACAGCCCGCCCCATTGTTGACTCTGTGTTAGAGGGATACAATG GCACCATTTTTGCATATGGGCAAACTGGCACAGGAAAAACATTCACCATGGAGGGTGTGAGAGCAGTGCCAGAACTCAGAGGGATAATCCCAAACTCCTTTGCTCACATTTTTGGTCATATTGCTAAGGCAGAGGGTGACACAAG GTTTCTGGTCCGTGTTTCCTACCTGGAGATTTACAATGAGGAAGTTCGGGACTTGTTGGGCAAGGACCAGATGCAGAGGCTGGAG GTGAAAGAAAGACCAGATGTTGGCGTGTATATCAAAGACCTTTCTGGTTATGTTGTGAACAATGCTGACGACATGGACAGAATTATGACACTAGGCCACAAAAACC GGTCTGTCGGTGCCACAAACATGAATGAACACAGCTCCCGTTCTCATGCAATCTTCACCATCACCATTGAATGTAGTGAGAAAGGTGTGGACGGAAACCAACACGTACGCATGGGAAAACTTCATCTGGTTGATCTTGCG GGTTCAGAGAGACAGGGCAAGACTGGAGCCACAGGTCAGCGTTTAAAGGAAGCCACAAAGATCAATCTGTCTCTGTCCACTCTGGGTAACGTTATCTCTGCCTTGGTGGATGGTAAGAGTACACACGTGCCCTACAGGAACTCTAAACTAACCCGTCTGCTGCAGGATTCACTAGGAGGGAACTCCAAGACCATGATG TGTGCAAATATAGGCCCTGCAGACTACAACTATGATGAGACCATCAGTACCCTGCGCTACGCTAATAGAGCTAAAAACATCAAGAACAAAGCCAGGATCAATGAGGACCCTAAGGATGCCCTATTGCGCCAGTTTCAGAAGGAGAttgaggagctgaagaagaaactGGTGGAAG GTGAAGAGATCTCTGGCTCTGATTGCAGCGGATCAGAAGAGATGGATGAAGGGGATGATGAAGGTGCGGAGGCAGGAGAGGGccacaggagaagaagag GGAGGAAGAAGGTTTCCCCCGACAAGATGGTGGAGATGCAGGCAAAGAttgaagaggagagaaaggccTTGGAGGCCAAACTGGatatggaagaggaggagaggaacaaGGCAAGggcagagctggagaagagggagaaggacCTTCTTAAAGCCCA GCAGGAACATCACCTCCTGCTGGAGAAATTGTCAGCCTTAGAGAAGAAGGTGATTGTGGGCGGGGTTGACCTCCTGGCCAaggcagaggagcaggagaaacTTTTACAGGAGTCCAACAATGAACTGGAAGAACGTCGCAGGAGAGCGGAGCAGCTGCggaaggagctggaggagaaggag CAAGAACGTCTGGACATAGAAGAGAAGTACACAAGCCTGCAGGAGGAAGCTCAAGGAAAGACCAAGAAGCTGAAGAAAGTATGGACCATGCTGATGGCTGCCAAATCAGAA ATGGCAGATTTGCAGCAAGAGCATCACAGAGAGATTGAGGGCCTTCTGGAGAACATCCGCCAGCTGAGCCGAGAGCTGCGGCTCCAGATGCTCATCATAGACAACTTTATTCCCCAGGAGTACCAG GAGATGATAGAGAATTACGTGCACTGGAATGAAGACATTGGAGAATGGCAGCTG aaatgtgtggCATACACTGGCAACAACATGAGAAAACAGACCCCCGCAcctgacaaaaaagaaaaagat CCATTTGAGGTGGATCTGTCCCACGTGTATCTGGCGtacacagaggagagcatgcggCAGTCACTGATGAAACTAGAGCGACCCAGAACATCTAAAAGTGGCAAGAGTGGCCGTCCCAAGACAGGGCGAAG GAAAAGATCTGCAAAGCCAGACGCTGTGATCGAATCCCTTCTGCAGTGA
- the kif3a gene encoding kinesin-like protein KIF3A isoform X4 gives MPSNKLDKPDKQEVNDNVKVVVRCRPLNQKEKMMGNRQAVTVDEIRGTITVNKLETPQEPPKTFTFDTVFGPDSKQLDVYNLTARPIVDSVLEGYNGTIFAYGQTGTGKTFTMEGVRAVPELRGIIPNSFAHIFGHIAKAEGDTRFLVRVSYLEIYNEEVRDLLGKDQMQRLEVKERPDVGVYIKDLSGYVVNNADDMDRIMTLGHKNRSVGATNMNEHSSRSHAIFTITIECSEKGVDGNQHVRMGKLHLVDLAGSERQGKTGATGQRLKEATKINLSLSTLGNVISALVDGKSTHVPYRNSKLTRLLQDSLGGNSKTMMCANIGPADYNYDETISTLRYANRAKNIKNKARINEDPKDALLRQFQKEIEELKKKLVEGEEISGSDCSGSEEMDEGDDEGAEAGEGHRRRRERGRKKVSPDKMVEMQAKIEEERKALEAKLDMEEEERNKARAELEKREKDLLKAQQEHHLLLEKLSALEKKVIVGGVDLLAKAEEQEKLLQESNNELEERRRRAEQLRKELEEKEQERLDIEEKYTSLQEEAQGKTKKLKKVWTMLMAAKSEMADLQQEHHREIEGLLENIRQLSRELRLQMLIIDNFIPQEYQEMIENYVHWNEDIGEWQLKCVAYTGNNMRKQTPAPDKKEKDPFEVDLSHVYLAYTEESMRQSLMKLERPRTSKSGKSGRPKTGRRKRSAKPDAVIESLLQ, from the exons ATGCCG AGCAATAAGCTTGACAAACCTGACAAGCAGGAGGTCAATGATAATGTGAAGGTGGTGGTGAGATGTCGTCCCCTCAACCAGAAAGAGAAGATGATGGGCAACAGACAGGCCGTCACGGTGGACGAGATCCGTGGGACCATCACAGTTAACAAACTGGAGACACCGCAGGAGCCTCCCAAGACCTTCACATTTGACACTGTGTTTGGACCAGACAGCAAACAGCTGGATGTCTACAATCTCACAGCCCGCCCCATTGTTGACTCTGTGTTAGAGGGATACAATG GCACCATTTTTGCATATGGGCAAACTGGCACAGGAAAAACATTCACCATGGAGGGTGTGAGAGCAGTGCCAGAACTCAGAGGGATAATCCCAAACTCCTTTGCTCACATTTTTGGTCATATTGCTAAGGCAGAGGGTGACACAAG GTTTCTGGTCCGTGTTTCCTACCTGGAGATTTACAATGAGGAAGTTCGGGACTTGTTGGGCAAGGACCAGATGCAGAGGCTGGAG GTGAAAGAAAGACCAGATGTTGGCGTGTATATCAAAGACCTTTCTGGTTATGTTGTGAACAATGCTGACGACATGGACAGAATTATGACACTAGGCCACAAAAACC GGTCTGTCGGTGCCACAAACATGAATGAACACAGCTCCCGTTCTCATGCAATCTTCACCATCACCATTGAATGTAGTGAGAAAGGTGTGGACGGAAACCAACACGTACGCATGGGAAAACTTCATCTGGTTGATCTTGCG GGTTCAGAGAGACAGGGCAAGACTGGAGCCACAGGTCAGCGTTTAAAGGAAGCCACAAAGATCAATCTGTCTCTGTCCACTCTGGGTAACGTTATCTCTGCCTTGGTGGATGGTAAGAGTACACACGTGCCCTACAGGAACTCTAAACTAACCCGTCTGCTGCAGGATTCACTAGGAGGGAACTCCAAGACCATGATG TGTGCAAATATAGGCCCTGCAGACTACAACTATGATGAGACCATCAGTACCCTGCGCTACGCTAATAGAGCTAAAAACATCAAGAACAAAGCCAGGATCAATGAGGACCCTAAGGATGCCCTATTGCGCCAGTTTCAGAAGGAGAttgaggagctgaagaagaaactGGTGGAAG GTGAAGAGATCTCTGGCTCTGATTGCAGCGGATCAGAAGAGATGGATGAAGGGGATGATGAAGGTGCGGAGGCAGGAGAGGGccacaggagaagaagag AAAGAG GGAGGAAGAAGGTTTCCCCCGACAAGATGGTGGAGATGCAGGCAAAGAttgaagaggagagaaaggccTTGGAGGCCAAACTGGatatggaagaggaggagaggaacaaGGCAAGggcagagctggagaagagggagaaggacCTTCTTAAAGCCCA GCAGGAACATCACCTCCTGCTGGAGAAATTGTCAGCCTTAGAGAAGAAGGTGATTGTGGGCGGGGTTGACCTCCTGGCCAaggcagaggagcaggagaaacTTTTACAGGAGTCCAACAATGAACTGGAAGAACGTCGCAGGAGAGCGGAGCAGCTGCggaaggagctggaggagaaggag CAAGAACGTCTGGACATAGAAGAGAAGTACACAAGCCTGCAGGAGGAAGCTCAAGGAAAGACCAAGAAGCTGAAGAAAGTATGGACCATGCTGATGGCTGCCAAATCAGAA ATGGCAGATTTGCAGCAAGAGCATCACAGAGAGATTGAGGGCCTTCTGGAGAACATCCGCCAGCTGAGCCGAGAGCTGCGGCTCCAGATGCTCATCATAGACAACTTTATTCCCCAGGAGTACCAG GAGATGATAGAGAATTACGTGCACTGGAATGAAGACATTGGAGAATGGCAGCTG aaatgtgtggCATACACTGGCAACAACATGAGAAAACAGACCCCCGCAcctgacaaaaaagaaaaagat CCATTTGAGGTGGATCTGTCCCACGTGTATCTGGCGtacacagaggagagcatgcggCAGTCACTGATGAAACTAGAGCGACCCAGAACATCTAAAAGTGGCAAGAGTGGCCGTCCCAAGACAGGGCGAAG GAAAAGATCTGCAAAGCCAGACGCTGTGATCGAATCCCTTCTGCAGTGA